One genomic region from Pogona vitticeps strain Pit_001003342236 chromosome 12, PviZW2.1, whole genome shotgun sequence encodes:
- the LOC144584524 gene encoding methionyl-tRNA formyltransferase, mitochondrial-like, with protein MRGWLWRVGRDGWGRAHGTAAAGELPRRQAGPPWRVLFFGTDDFSVETLRALQAAREPRPNALVDHLEVVTVQPQLPKGLPVKNYAEQSQLPVHFWPDVASCKHFDIGVVASFGHLLHEDLILKFPYGVLNVHPSCLPRWRGPAPIIHTVLHGDTVTGVTIMQIRPKRFDVGPIIKQETVPVPPNCTAKELESVLSKLGADMLIAVLENLAESLRNKREQPKEGTTAAPKVTAAKSCIEWEEQAPEQILRMHRALGTLMPLRTLWMGSVVKLLDLAEVETLPDFIDRLRPENEILPGSVFYNKKSEALVIHCKEGWVGAKAVILKKKLTAVEFYNGYLHPWFQQNSKMPLRECRFQTLKMARKENSSKSRVLHSHNAQQQLT; from the exons ATGAGGGGCTGGTTGTGGCGGGTCGGGCGGGACGGCTGGGGGCGGGCTCACGGGACGGCGGCGGCCGGGGAGCTTCCCAGGAGGCAAGCGGGGCCGCCCTGGAGGGTCCTTTTCTTCGGCACCGACGACTTCTCCGTCGAGACGCTCCGCGCCCTCCAGGCCGCTCG GGAGCCCAGACCGAATGCTCTTGTAGACCATCTGGAGGTGGTGACTGTACAGCCCCAGCTGCCAAAAGGACTGCCTGTCAAGAACTATGCAGAGCAGTCTCAACTCCCTGTCCACTTCTGGCCAGATGTTGCCTCGTGCAAGCACTTTGACATCGGTGTGGTGGCATCATTTGGCCATCTGCTCCATGAGGACCTCATCTTGAAGTTCCCATA TGGCGTATTGAATGTCCATCCCAGCTGTCTTCCGAGATGGCGTGGCCCCGCGCCAATCATCCACACAGTACTCCATGGAGATACAGTTACTGGGGTGACAATAATGCAGATTAGGCCAAAGAG GTTTGATGTAGGTCCCATAATTAAACAGGAAACCGTTCCAGTTCCACCCAACTGTACGGCAAAAGAATTGGAGTCAGTGTTATCCAAACTGGGTGCAGACATG CTCATTGCTGTTCTAGAAAACTTAGCCGAAAGTTTAAGGAACAAGAGAGAGCAGCCAAAGGAAGGAACAACAGCTG CTCCTAAAGTTACTGCTGCTAAGAGCTGCATTGAATGGGAAGAGCAGGCCCCTGAGCAAATACTAAGGATGCACCGTGCCTTGGGAACATTG ATGCCCCTGCGAACACTGTGGATGGGCAGTGTGGTAAAGCTCCTGGATCTTGCAGAAGTGGAGACATTGCCTGATTTTATTG ATAGGTTAAGACCTGAAAATGAGATTCTCCCAGGATCAGTGTTTTACAATAAGAAGTCAGAAGCATTAGTGATCCACTGCAAG GAAGGCTGGGTTGGAGCAAAGGCCGTGATCCTTAAGAAGAAGCTGACAGCTGTTGAATTCTACAATGGATATTTGCATCCCTGGTTTCAGCAGAATTCCAAAATGCCTCTCAGAGAGTGCAGGTTTCAGACACTCAAGATGGccagaaaagaaaacagttcCAAAAGTAGAGTGTTGCATTCACACAACGCACAGCAGCAATTGACTTGA